From a region of the Arachis ipaensis cultivar K30076 chromosome B09, Araip1.1, whole genome shotgun sequence genome:
- the LOC107619759 gene encoding growth-regulating factor 5 translates to MMSASLSGSARNSSRSPFTPNQWQELEQQALVFKYMVTGGAVGYAYFQMGFGRKVDPEPGRCRRTDGKKWRCSKEAYPDSKYCERHMHRGRNRSRKPVEISSSSTTNTNTNTNNNNNTSSSQVMNHHHQSSYTVNCTNDSNNNNNMASSTACSFSFNPSESQQQHQYFSQSYQNPFFYTQSTSSSSSSKHHDADFPPHDATTHHLFMDSGSYSHDQKDYRHIHGMREDVDERAFFPEASGSARSYLHDSYQHHHQQQQQHLSMGSYKNYSSNSHFQIMNNNSNNDDPRNQEQHCFVLGTDF, encoded by the exons ATGATGAGTGCAAGTTTAAGTGGTAGTGCAAGGAACAGTAGTAGGTCTCCTTTCACCCCAAATCAGTggcaagaacttgaacaacaagcTCTTGTTTTTAAATACATGGTTACAG GTGGTGCAGTTGGGTATGCATATTTTCAAATGGGGTTTGGCAGAAAAGTAGACCCGGAGCCAGGAAGGTGCAGAAGAACAGATGGCAAGAAATGGAGGTGCTCAAAGGAAGCATATCCAGATTCTAAGTACTGTGAAAGGCACATGCACAGAGGCAGGAACCGTTCAAGAAAGCCTGTGGAAATTTCTTCATCATCAaccacaaacacaaacacaaacacaaacaacaacaacaacacttCCTCTTCTCAAGTCatgaatcatcatcatcaatcttCTTATACTGTTAACTGCACCAATgatagcaataataataataacatggCTTCTTCAACAGCTTGTTCTTTCAGTTTCAACCCATCTGAGTCACAGCAGCAGCATCAATACTTCTCCCAATCTTACCAAAACCCCTTCTTTTACACCCAATcaacgtcttcttcttcttcttctaaacaCCATGATGCTGATTTTCCTCCTCATGATGCCACCACACACCACTTATTCATGGACTCCGGCTCTTATTCTCATGACCAAAAGGACTATAG GCATATTCATGGAATGAGGGAGGATGTGGATGAAAGAGCTTTCTTTCCAGAAGCTTCTGGTTCAGCTAGGAGCTACCTTCATGACTCATATCAgcaccaccaccaacaacaacaacagcatcTATCAATGGGTTCCTACAAGAACTACTCATCAAATTCCCATTTCCAAATCATGAACAACAATAGTAATAACGACGATCCAAGAAACCAAGAGCAACATTGCTTTGTGTTGGGGACAGACTTC